TCGTTTAGGAATAAAAAAATATCTTGCCTTTTTCTTTTAAAACTCTTTCTCTGTAAGTTGTAATTGGGATGTTTAGGTATTGCTTTGCTTTTCTAAAGCCTTTCTAATTTGTTCACTATCCCAGTGATTGTCATATTCTACAATACCCCTTTTGAAATCTTGACTCAGTAGCTTTTCTTGCTCTTCCATCTCTTTTCTAGCTTTGAAAATGTAGTTATCATCACGTTTAGATTCTTTGGCTAATCGTCGCAAGCTGTCTTCATCGTATTTTATGAAATTTTGGACTTGTTTGTTCAATGTATATTTCCTGAAACCCATTTTGCTTAAAACATCTTTAGCTAGCGATAGGGAAGTGTCTAATGTTTCGCGGTAAATGTTCTCGATTCCTAAGTTCAATAAATCGTATGCTTCATACCTGTTTTTGGCACGAACCATAAGTTCTACATGTGGATAATGCTCTTTTACGAGCTTGGTTACTTGCTTGGTAATGGAAGGATTATCTACGGTGCAAATCAACATTTTTGCATCAGCAATTCCAGCAGATTCTAGCAAGTCTAAGCGTGTAGCATCTCCATAATACACCTCAAAACCCATTTTACGCAGGAAATCAACGCGATTGGAATCTTGGTCTAATATGGTAGCTTCTACACCATAAGACCTTAGAAATCGCCCAACTGTGCTACCAAAATGACCAAAGCCTACCAGTATTATCTTTTGTGATTTGGCTACATGGTCCATCGGTCTTTTAATAGACTCCTTTGTTCCAAATTTTGGAAGAATAAATCGCTCGTTAATTAAACCTATTATGGGTGTGAGCGACATGGTAAGTGCTGTGATTACCAGCATCAAATCCATTTGGTCTTGTTCTAAAATGTTTAAACTAAAGGCAAACGAAAGGAGTACAAAAGCAAATTCTCCAATTTGTGCTAAGCCAAATGTTAGCAATAGTTTTTGGTCGAGTTTTAGTTTGAAAATAGACCCAGTAATAAATAATACTAGAGCTTTTATGGCAATTATGGCAAGTAAAATTCCGCCAATTGTAAAGGGGCTTTTTGCAATTACTATAAAGTTTATGGAGGCACCCACAGCCATGAAAAACAAACCGAGCAGTAAGTTTTTGAAAGGTTCTAATGTGCTTTCTAGTTCGTGTTTAAACTCACTGTTTGATAGTACTACGCCACCTAAAAAGGCACCTAGGGCAGGGCTTAAACCTACATATTCCATTAAAAATGAAATAGCAAACACAATTAAAAAGGCCGCGGCTATTAATAGTTCTCTTACACCAGTTTTTGCCACTTTTCTTAACATGGGCACTATCAAGTATTTACCCGCAAAAACAATTACAACGACAGATAAAATAATAGCTAATGTTTGAAAACCTATAGGGAGGTTGTCTAACAAATTAACGTGTTCGTTATGATTTTCTGCGGAAGATGGTGCTGCCGCATTGGAGAGTAAAGGCAATGCTCCAAGCATAAAAATCACAATAATATCTTGGAACAATAAAATGGAGAAGGATGAATTACCGAATGTGGTATCCATCAAGCCTTTTTCCTTTATGGTTTGTAAAGCAATGGCGGTAGATGATAAGGCCACAGCCATGGAAATAACCAGCGACACTTTCCAGTCAAAGCCCAATAAGGTAAACAGAACATAGGATAGAGCCATGGTTCCTATTACTTGCAAGCTTCCCATGCCTACAATGGTTTTCCGCATGTTCCAGAAGTTTTTAGGCTCAATCTCCAGACCAATTAAAAACAGCATCATTACCACTCCAAATTCTGCAAAATGAAGAATGTCATCACCTTCTCCCCCAATAAAGCCAAGGACATAAGGGCCTATTAAAACACCTGCTAGCAAATAGCCAATGACTGAACTTAAGCCTAAACGCTTTGCAATAGAAACACAAATAATGGCTCCTGCTAAAAAAACGATGGCCTGAAAAAGTATACTTCCTGTCATATATTAAAGCGTTTTTAATTGTGGAATGTCGTTTAAAAATGCACAGCCATTAAACTTGCTTAAGGTTATTTCATTTTTAAGTAAATCTATCAAATTGGAATATTGAATAGCATGTTCTTCTAATGCTGCATCGCTCAAAAGATGAGTTCCCATGATGGCAAAAGGCGGGAAATAGGTCATTCCGCAGAGATTAGCAGTTTGCTCAAATGGTCTTAAGAACTCATTGACCGAAAAACTATTGGTTCCTTGTGAACAATAAAGCTCCCTGGAACCTCCAGTGGTTATTACATTTAAACAGGTTTTACCTTTAAGTGCAACTCCATTTGGGCCGTAAGCCCAATCAAATTCCAGTACCATATCTATCCACTGTTTCATTAAAGGCGGACAGCTGTACCAATAGAACGGATGATGCCAAATAATGATGTCGTGCTTATTTAGTAGTTCTTTTTCGGCATCAACATCAATATGAAAATCAGGATAAGCCTCATATAGGTCATGAAAAGTTACTCCTTCTTTATCTTTAATCTGGTCTACGAGGATATTATTCGCACGCGATTTTTCAAACTTAGGATGTGAAAACAGAACTAATATTTTTTTCATTTATCGCGATGTATATACTGAGTTTACTGTACAAGATAGAAAATAGGAGGCGGAGCCAATGATTCCTTATTCTATTTGTTCAATAAGTTTACCAAACTGCAAAGCTAAATAACCGTTTAGGAATTAGGGCATTTTATTACAGAGGAATTATTCGGAAAAAACTTTACCGCCTTCAAACTTATATCTGCGTTTACTACTTAAGGAAATTGAAATTGTCAAGACTAAAATTATCTACTTGTCATTGCCGGATGTCTGTTGTTCTAGTATATACGCAATAATGTTTTTTTTGCGTAATGTGCTTATATAGAGGTGTTTGTTTATTGGTAAACGTTTGTTGTCCGTCAAAAACGTTTAAGTTTTTTAGCGTTGGATACAAACGAAGGCTTGATATTGAAGCTTCTTAACTCATTTAAATCTCATTGATTAATTCAGTGGGATTTTTTTATGATGATATATTGCTGTACTGTGTTTTATTGTCAATGTAATTGTTGGAACAAGAATGACCTTTTTTAATAGCTCTAATTTTCTATTTTTGTTTTCAATCTAAACCCAAAACTCTTCGCCAAGATGTCAGAATCTAAAATTGTAGCTTTTATGGAATATGTGGAGGCTTTAAACTCCAATGAACCTGAGTTTTTACAAGCCGTACATGAAGTTGCAGAAGTTATCATTCCATTTATTGAGAATAATCCTAAGTATCAAGGGAAGAAGTTATTAGAAAGAATGATTGAGCCAGAGCGTACCATTATGTTTAGGGTGCCATGGATGGATGATAAAGGAGAAATACATGTAAATAGAGGAATTAGGGTAGAAATGAATTCCGCAATTGGACCATATAAAGGTGGTTTAAGGTTTCACCCAACAGTCAACCTTAGTGTTTTGAAGTTTTTGGGTTTTGAGCAGGTATTAAAAAACTCGCTGACCACGCTACCAATGGGTGGAGGTAAAGGAGGTTCTAACTTTAACCCGAAAGGCAAATCAGATGCTGAAGTTATGAAGTTTTGTCAATCTTTTATGGGAGAATTGTTTAGGCATATAGGAGCAAACACAGATATTCCTGCAGGAGATATAGGCGTTGGAGGTAGAGAAATTGGCTATATGTTTGGAATGTATAAAAAGCTAAGAAACGAATTTACAGGAGTATTAACAGGTAAAGGGATTGCTTATGGTGGCTCACTAATGAGGCCAGAGGCTACAGGCTACGGTACTGTTTATTTTGCTCAAAACATGTTGAATACTCGTAATTACAGTTTTGAAGGTAAAACGGTTTTGATTTCAGGCTCTGGAAATGTAGCTCAGTATGCCGCCGAAAAAGCAACAGAGCTAGGAGCCAAGGTGATAACGATGTCTGATTCTTCAGGAACTATATATGATGAGGATGGCATAGATGAAGAGAAATTAGCTTTTATCATGGACTTGAAGAATGTAAAACGTGGCCGTATAGAGGAATATGCGAAGGAATACCCAAAGGCAAAGTTTCTCGAAAACACACGACCATGGAATATAAAAGGAGCAATAGCACTCCCTTGTGCTACACAAAATGAATTGAACGAGACAGATGCTAAAAACTTAGTAAGTAATGGATGCATTTGTGTGAGTGAGGGGGCTAATATGCCAAGTACTCCTGATGCTGTAGCAGTATTTCAAAAGAAAAAAATACTGTATGCCGTAGGGAAAGCTTCAAATGCCGGAGGAGTGGCAGTCTCAGGTTTAGAGATGTCGCAGAATACCTTGGGCTATAACTGGAAAAGGGAAGAGGTGGATGCCAAACTAAGAGAGATTATGGATGACATTCATGCGTCTTGTGTGAAATATGGCAAAGAAGAAGATGGTTATATTGACTATTCAAAAGGTGCAAATATTGCTGGATTTGTAAAAGTGGCTGATGCCATGCTAGAGCAAGGAATAGTTTAGTGTTAATTAGCGTTTTTCATTCCTTAGTATTTAAAAATGCAAAAGTGATTGGTTTAAGGTTTTAGATTAAATATTGGCATATACATATTTAAAGATATTCTGAGGAATAAGAATGCGTCCGTCTTCAAGACGGAAAGGATTGACAGCTTCTTTAACTGCCGACTTTAATTCGTTTTCGCTTACCAGCTGTAACATGCTTTGAAATGGCCCAGCCGAAACGTTTCCATACCAAAAAGTTTCAAAATTGGCATATTCAAAAGGGCAATTGACTTCTCCAGATGCTATATTAGTCAGGCCTGCTTCCGCAAAAAGAGATGCTAACTTATTTGAAACTGAAAGCTCAAATGGACCTCCTCCCTTGGGTGGCTCAGGCATGGTGTCTCGAACGGCTTTAAAAACAACACGATAATCTACTTTGTCTGGTTCGCCAAAAAGCCCTGCAATGATTTGTCCATTGGGTTTACACACTCTTTTAAGTTCGTGTAATGCCGCTACCCTATTTTCGGAATACTGTAAAGAATTTGCCGCAAAAATTACATCAAACGTGTCATCTTCATAGGGAAGGTTTTCTATATCCGCAACTTTGAAAACGCCTTTTGGAACCCGCAGGATAGCAAAGGAAAGTAAGGCTTCGGCTACATCAATTCCATGAACCTCAGCACCTCGTTCACTTGCTAGTATACTGGAGCCACCAGAGCCACAGCCTACATCTAGTAAAACCATGCCAGGGCCAACGTTAGTGGCATTTAGCATGGCTTCCCATAAAGGTTTGTGTAATGGTTCCTGAACCTCTGCCCAGCCATTGGGTGACTTGCCCCAGAGTTGCCCTTGTATTTCTGCTTTTTTCATGACTCATAATTTACGGTAATATTTTGAATCGATGAAATGTTTACGGTATATAGTTCTGATAAACGGTTTGTTAACAGTTCTTTATGTAGCTAGTAAGGTGTGAAAAGAACAGGCTTTTCAGCTAGGCATAAAGCGAATTTAAAATCACGCGATAAACCTGAACAATTGGCTATATACGTTAATGCATATTGCTTTTAGTTTGGAGAATGCAAGCCAATTTTATTGCCTTCTGAGTCAAGGAATATTCCAAAATATCCACTTTCGTCTGCGTGTAGTGTTTTTGGCACAATGATTTTTCCACCATTTTTCTCCACTTTCTCAATAATGACTTGAAGGTTATCGCCACCATTTAGGTATATGGTAACTCCATCAGCCGAAGGTTTGTAGCCTTCTCCTTGGATAATAACTCCCGTAACCATTTGCCCTTCGTATGGGAATATTCCCATTTGCATTTCGGGCATATCTATTTTCTCAATGTTAAGGTCCAAAATTTCTTGGTAAAAATTAATGGCTCGTGAAATTTCTGTTGCTGGAATTTCAAATATTGAAATATGACTTTTCATTTCGTTTGTTGTTTGTGTTACGTTAGAATCAATCTGTTGCTTTTCGGACTGAGATTTATTTTGACCGTAGCTGCCAATAATACCTAAGGAGAGTATTAAGGCAGCACATAGTATTGTCTTTTTCATATTGTCATGGTTAATTAACAATACAAATTTAGTTTGCCCTCAAAAGCTAAAATTGTAAAAATGCGACACGCAGATTATTTGTAGAAAAGAGAGGAAAGAGCCATGTTTTCATTGTCTAAAAACTCTTTTGGGTTAATTCCGGTAAACTCCTTAAAGTCTTTGCTGAAATGAGCTTGGTCAAAATATTCACTGTCGTAAGCTATGTTGGTTAGGTTTTCAGTCTTTTTGTTTAGTAACATTTTTAAAGCAGTTTGCAATCGGATGACTTTCCCTAACTGTTTTGGACTAAGCCCAATTTGTTTTATAAAATTTCTTTCAAGTTGCCTTCTTTTGGTCAAGTCTTCTTTGAGGATTGTGTTTATGGAGGCACTTCCATTTGATG
This sequence is a window from Arcticibacterium luteifluviistationis. Protein-coding genes within it:
- the gdhA gene encoding NADP-specific glutamate dehydrogenase translates to MSESKIVAFMEYVEALNSNEPEFLQAVHEVAEVIIPFIENNPKYQGKKLLERMIEPERTIMFRVPWMDDKGEIHVNRGIRVEMNSAIGPYKGGLRFHPTVNLSVLKFLGFEQVLKNSLTTLPMGGGKGGSNFNPKGKSDAEVMKFCQSFMGELFRHIGANTDIPAGDIGVGGREIGYMFGMYKKLRNEFTGVLTGKGIAYGGSLMRPEATGYGTVYFAQNMLNTRNYSFEGKTVLISGSGNVAQYAAEKATELGAKVITMSDSSGTIYDEDGIDEEKLAFIMDLKNVKRGRIEEYAKEYPKAKFLENTRPWNIKGAIALPCATQNELNETDAKNLVSNGCICVSEGANMPSTPDAVAVFQKKKILYAVGKASNAGGVAVSGLEMSQNTLGYNWKREEVDAKLREIMDDIHASCVKYGKEEDGYIDYSKGANIAGFVKVADAMLEQGIV
- the kefF gene encoding glutathione-regulated potassium-efflux system oxidoreductase KefF is translated as MKKILVLFSHPKFEKSRANNILVDQIKDKEGVTFHDLYEAYPDFHIDVDAEKELLNKHDIIIWHHPFYWYSCPPLMKQWIDMVLEFDWAYGPNGVALKGKTCLNVITTGGSRELYCSQGTNSFSVNEFLRPFEQTANLCGMTYFPPFAIMGTHLLSDAALEEHAIQYSNLIDLLKNEITLSKFNGCAFLNDIPQLKTL
- a CDS encoding class I SAM-dependent methyltransferase — its product is MKKAEIQGQLWGKSPNGWAEVQEPLHKPLWEAMLNATNVGPGMVLLDVGCGSGGSSILASERGAEVHGIDVAEALLSFAILRVPKGVFKVADIENLPYEDDTFDVIFAANSLQYSENRVAALHELKRVCKPNGQIIAGLFGEPDKVDYRVVFKAVRDTMPEPPKGGGPFELSVSNKLASLFAEAGLTNIASGEVNCPFEYANFETFWYGNVSAGPFQSMLQLVSENELKSAVKEAVNPFRLEDGRILIPQNIFKYVYANI
- a CDS encoding monovalent cation:proton antiporter-2 (CPA2) family protein: MTGSILFQAIVFLAGAIICVSIAKRLGLSSVIGYLLAGVLIGPYVLGFIGGEGDDILHFAEFGVVMMLFLIGLEIEPKNFWNMRKTIVGMGSLQVIGTMALSYVLFTLLGFDWKVSLVISMAVALSSTAIALQTIKEKGLMDTTFGNSSFSILLFQDIIVIFMLGALPLLSNAAAPSSAENHNEHVNLLDNLPIGFQTLAIILSVVVIVFAGKYLIVPMLRKVAKTGVRELLIAAAFLIVFAISFLMEYVGLSPALGAFLGGVVLSNSEFKHELESTLEPFKNLLLGLFFMAVGASINFIVIAKSPFTIGGILLAIIAIKALVLFITGSIFKLKLDQKLLLTFGLAQIGEFAFVLLSFAFSLNILEQDQMDLMLVITALTMSLTPIIGLINERFILPKFGTKESIKRPMDHVAKSQKIILVGFGHFGSTVGRFLRSYGVEATILDQDSNRVDFLRKMGFEVYYGDATRLDLLESAGIADAKMLICTVDNPSITKQVTKLVKEHYPHVELMVRAKNRYEAYDLLNLGIENIYRETLDTSLSLAKDVLSKMGFRKYTLNKQVQNFIKYDEDSLRRLAKESKRDDNYIFKARKEMEEQEKLLSQDFKRGIVEYDNHWDSEQIRKALEKQSNT
- a CDS encoding VOC family protein is translated as MKKTILCAALILSLGIIGSYGQNKSQSEKQQIDSNVTQTTNEMKSHISIFEIPATEISRAINFYQEILDLNIEKIDMPEMQMGIFPYEGQMVTGVIIQGEGYKPSADGVTIYLNGGDNLQVIIEKVEKNGGKIIVPKTLHADESGYFGIFLDSEGNKIGLHSPN